From Micromonospora carbonacea:
GCCGCCAGCGCGATGGGGCCGGAGAAGAACCTGTTTCTGGACATGTCGCTCTCTTCTGTGTACGCGTAGCGTCAACTGGCGGTGCAGGTGGGGGTCTGGGTGGGCGCGGTGCCGTTGCCCTGGAACCCGAACTCGGTCACCTGACCGGCGGCGAGCTGACCGTTGTAGTCCACGTTGGCGAACCGCACCGTCCCCGAACTACCACTGGCCGTCGCCGACCACGTACCCGTGACACTCGTACCACCCGGCAACGTCACACTCACGTTCCAACCCCGGGTACCACCAGAACCAGCGGTCACCTTCACCGTGGCCACGAAACCACCCGTCCACGAATTCGCCGACACCGTCGCCGAACACCCGGCCCCACCCGGCGGCGGAGTCGTCGGAGGCGGGGTGGTCGGAGGCGGCGTGGTCGGGGGCGGGGTCGTCGGGGGCGGGGTCGTCGGGGGCGGGGTCGTCGGGGGCGGCGTGGTGGGGTTGGCCACGTCGAAGCCGAGGAAGCGGATGGCCTGCGCGGTGTCGAACGGGATGGAGTGGCCGTAGCCCTGGAAGCTGATCGCCTCGACCGGCGGCGTGCCGCCGGTGCCGCCGTAGCGGGTGCGGGTGGCGCTGGTCTGCGGGTAGTCGGTGGAAACGGGGGTCTGGGACACCCCGAGCACGTTGGTCCACTGCTTGATCTGCTCGCCGAAGTTGACGTAGCTCAGCGTGGTGTCCGTGGTGCCGTGCCAGATCTGCATGCGGGGACGCCTGCCGGTGTAGCCGGGGTAGGCGTTGCGCACCAGGTCACCCCACTGCTGCGGGGTCTTGACGATCCGTCCGCCGGAGCACTCGCTGTTCCACTCCGAGCCGTTCGTGGTGGCGAAGCAGCCGAAGGGCACGCCGGAGGAGCTCACCCCGGCGTGGAACACGTCCGGGTAGAGGCCGGCCATCACGTTGGTCATCATGGCGCCGGACGAGAACCCGAGGACGCCGATGCGGTTCGCGTCGACCGGGTAGCGGGCCCGGACGTAGTCGATCATGGACTTGAGGCCCACCGGGTCGCTGCCGCCGTCACGCCGCAGGGCCTGCGGGGAGGAGACGTCCCAGCACTTGCTGCTGCGGGTCACCGACGGGTAGATCACGATGTAGCCGTAGCGGTCGGCGAGGGAGCTGAGCTGGTAGCCGGTGTGCAGCGCCGGGCCGCTGCCGGTGCAGTAGTGCAGGGCCAGCAGCAGCGGGGGCCGGGCCGCCACCCGGTCCGGCACGTACAGGTGCATCTGAAGGTTGGTCGGGTTGGTGCCGAAGTTGGTCACCTGGGTGAGCGTCGCGGCCGACGCCGGGGGGGCGGCGCTGATCACGGCCGTCGTCGTCGCCAGGGCCGTCGCCAGCGCGACCGCCAGCAGGGCGATCCTTCGTTTCATCGGCGCTTCCTTCATGGTGGGTGGGGTGCGGCGGCGGGCGGTGCCCGGCCCCGTCAGGCCGTGCGGCGGTCGACGGGCCGGCCGGACGAGGGGTCGTCGGCCCGACCCGGGGTGCTCCGGGTCGGGCCGACGGGCGGATCAGCTGGCGGTGCAGGTGGGGGTCTGGGTGGGCGCGGTGCCGTTGCCCTGGAACCCGAACTCGGTCACCTGACCGGCGGCGAGCTGACCGTTGTAGTCCACGTTGGCGAACCGCACCGTCCCCGAACTACCACTGGCCGTCGCCGACCACGTACCCGTGACACTCGTACCACCCGGCAACGTCACACTCACGTTCCAACCCCGGGTACCACCAGAACCAGCGGTCACCTTCACCGTGGCCACGAAACCACCCGTCCACGAATTCGCCGACACCGTCGCCGAACACCCGGCCCCACCCGGCGGCGGAGTCGTCGGGTTCGGCGGAGTGGTGGTGGGGTTCGGCGGGGTGGTCGTCGGGTTGGGGATGCCGGTGCCGGCATTGAGGGCGTTGAGGACGGAGTCGTACGCCGGCTTCTTGTTGCCGTTGCAGTCGAACAGCAGGGCGTTGTCGGACCCCCGCCACGAGTCGCAGTCCCGCACGCCCCACACCGTGATGCCGGTGCAGCGCGACACGTTCATGCACGCCCGGGTCACCGCGCCGAAGATGTTCGCCTGGTTGCCGCCGGTCATGACGTCCAGCTCGGTGATCTGCACGTCGACGCCGAGGTCGGCGAAGCGCTGGAGGTTGGCCTGGTAGTCGCTGGCCAGCGTGGTGCCCAGGTGGGACTGGAAGCCGACGCAGTCGATCGGCACGCCCCGGGACTTGAAGTCGCGCACCATGTTGTAGATGCCGGTCGACTTCGCGTTGACCCCGTCGGTGTTGTAGTCGTTGTAGCAGAGCTTCGCGCCCGGGTCGGCGGCCCGCGCGGCGCGGAACGCCGCCTCGATCCAGTCGTTGCCGGTGCGCTGGAGGTTCGAGTCACGCCGGCCGCCGCTGTTGCCGTCGGCGAACGCCTCGTTCACCACGTCCCAGGCGTAGATCTGCCCCTTGAAGTGGGTGGCGACCTGGGTGACGTGGTTGATCATCGCGCTGCGCAGGGCGCTGCCGGACATGCCCTGCGCCCAGCCCGGCTCCTGCTGGTGCCAGAGCAGGGCGTGGCCCCGCACGCTCATCCCGTTGGCCCGGGCGTGGCTGACGAGGCGGTCGCCGCCGCTGTAGTTGAACTGGCCCTGCTGCGGCTCGGTGGCGTCCCACTTCATCTCGTTCTCGGCCACGACGCTGTTGAACTCGCGGTTGAGAATCGTCGTGTACGTGCTGTTGGAGAGTTTGCCCGTCGCGACCGCGGCGCCGAAGTAGCGGCCCTTCTCGGCCGCGGCAGCCCGCAGGGTCGTCCCGGCGCTGGCGGCGGGGGCCATCGTCACCAGCACGCCGGCGGTGAGTGCGCCGGTGACCGCGAGGGTCACCGTCGTCAGGAGGGCTCTCTTGCGTCTCATGTCGATTCCTTCTCCGGGTGGATTGCAGCGGTGGTGGTGCGCCCGGATTGGTTCCGCGAAGGAGATCCGGGCGGATGATCCTGAAACGGTCGCTGTTGCCGCGCGAGGCCCGTCCCGCCGTCACTGACAGCGCCGATGGGGATGCTGATCCGACGCCCGCATGCCCTGTGGGGAAGCCGCGATCCCGAGGTGCGACCGGCAGGCCCGCCCGGTGGGCCATCGACGCCGGCATCCTCGACATCGACTGTGAACGATAACAAGGTCGTTCGTCAAGTCCTGCCGAATCGCACCGGTTCGCGCCGACGCCGTGGGGCGCAGGCCGCCGAGCCGGCCACCGAGCCGGCCACCGCCGGCCGCCGGGGGCAGTAGGATCCGGTCGTGGTCGGTCGTCGACGGCGCGCCCTGCGCCGGGCCCTGGCGGCCGTGCTCCTGGCCGGCGCCGCCTCGGTGCCCGCCGTGCCGTCGGCGTCCCCCGCCACGACCACGACGCTGCGGGTTCTCCAGCTCAACCTCTGCAACAGCGGCCGGGCCGGCTGCTACACCGGCCGGGCGGTGCCCCGGGCCGCCGAGGTGATCCGGGCCGAGGCCCCGCAGGTGGTGACCCTGAACGAGATCTGCCAGGGCGACGTGCCCGCACTCGGGCGGGTGTTCGGGCGGGTCCACCGCGGCGGCCCGGTGGTGGCGGAGTTCAGGGCCGCCGACGACCGTCCGAGCGGCGGCGTCACCCGGTGCCGCGACGGCCAGCCGTACGGCATCGGCCTGCTGGTGCGGCTCCCCACGCCCGACCAGAGGCACCTGGTGCACAGCGGGACCTACCCGGTGCAGGACCCCGCGGACCCGGAGCTGCGGGCCTGGCTCTGCGTCCACGTCCCCGACGTCGTCAACGCCTGCACCACGCACCTGGCGGCGTTCAGCGCCGGCACGGCGCTGGCGCAGTGCGGCCACCTGTTCGACACGGTCGTGCCGGCGGTGCTCGGCCGCGCCGGGTACGCGCCGACGGTGCTGGGCGGCGACCTCAACCTCCGCGTCGGCGGCTCACCCGACCTGCGGTCGTGCGTGCCGCCGGACCGTCCCCGCGTCGACGACGGCGCGGTGCAGCAGATCGTCGCCACCCCGGGCGTCACCGTCGACGCCGGCCGGTCGGTGAGCATGCGCGACGCGACCGACCACCCGGGGCTGCTGGCCACGCTCACGATCGACCACGGCCGTCCGGCCCCGGTCAGGAGACAGCGGCCCTGACCAGCTCGACGACCTTCCGCTCGACGGCGGGGCTCCACGCCCGCAGCGCGTACGCCACCGGCCACAGGTCGCCGTCGTCGAGGTTGGCCGCATCCTGGAAACCGAGGGTCGAGTAGCGGTAGTTGAACTTGCCCGAGTCCTGGAAGAAGACGACGATCTTGCCGTTCGCGTCGGCGTAGGCGGGCATCCCGTACCAGGTCTTGGCCGACAGCTGCGGGGCGGCGGCGGTCACCGCCACGTGCACCCGCTCGGCGAGCGCGCGGTCCTCCGGCGCCATCTGCGCGATCCGGTCGAGGACCGCCTGGATCCCGTCGGCCCTCTTGGCGCCCTTCCTGCCCTCGGCGCGCAGCTCGGCGGCGCGCTCCTTCATCGCGGCCCGCTCCTCGGGGGTGAAGCCGTCGGACCCGGTCGTGGACTCGCTGGCGGACATGCGGGGCTCCCTTGCACCGTTCAGGGCCGGCGGAGTGCCGGTCACCTGGCAAAAGGCTAGGCCCGACGGCGTGGCCGTGCTTCTCGATTCCTGATCGTTGCGCCGGGGCCGGTCGGCGGCCGGCGGCCCGGCGCGTCCCACCGGCGGGCGGGGAGGTCAGGACACGGGCGCGGCGGCGCCGCACACGCCGGCGAGGAGATCGGCGGTGGTGTGGGCCGCGACGCCGGGCTGCGCGCCGTCGGCGAACCGCGCGACCACGGCCCGGACGTGCCGCTCGGCGGGCTCGGCGAGGCCGTCGTAGACGGCCGCGAACAACTCCCGGGCCCGCTGCCTCGGCCACCCCTGCGGCAGGAGGTCCAGCGGCAGCTGCGGATCGAGGGTGGGAAAGCGCCGGTAGGTGTCCATCACCTCGGTGCGTGCCCGCACCGCCACCGGGCCGTCGAGCCGTCCGGAGCGCACCCGGGGCAGCAGCGGCGTCCACCGGCGTAGGAACGCCTCGTAGTGCCGGCTGATCGCGTCCACGTCCCAGGCGTCGACGGGGGCGCGGTGGCTGATCGCGTCGAGGGCGGCCTGCCGGCCCCGGAACACCGTGACGGCACCGGGGGTGAGCTCGGCGAGCTGCGCCCGCGCCTTGGGCGTCAGCTCGTGCGGCGAGATCCACAGGCCGTCGTACAGGGGCGCGTAGCCGAGCCAGCGGAGCCGACCGCGCAGGGCCCGCCGCTGCGCGCTGCGCTCCTGCGGCAGGGAGAAGGCGACGATCGTCCAGCACCCGTCCCACGGCACCGCCGTGGCGGTGGACGCCACGATCCAGCTCCCCCCGGCCGCGAGGCTGGCGGCGGCGGCGCGGCTGAGCCGGTAGGCGCTGCGCCGGCCCTGGCGGCTGCCCTCCAGCACGCCCCGGCGGGCCAGCCGGCTGATCGCGGTCCGGGCACCGGCCGTGGACACCCCGGCCTCGGCGAGCAACGCGACGATGGCGGCGGACGGGAGCGCGGCCCGGGTCCGCAGCGTGTAGTCCGCCAGCAGGGTCACCGCGACGCCCTGGGGCGAGTTGCCGGACTGCCTCCGGGGCAGCCGCAGCGGGTGCTCGTCGTCCGGATAGATCTCCTCGATGCTGAACGGGCTTGCCACAGGCGCTCCGGGCTCGAACTCGGGGACGGAACAACGACTGTAGACGGATCTCCGGCGACCCGGCGCGCCGTGGCGCGCCCGCCCCGGACCGGCCCGACCGACGACCCAACGTGATCGAGGTGCATCGATTGACACTTGTGGGACCCGGGGGAACACTAAGTGCTACGCGATGCCCTACGGAGCCGGGCGGGCGGACGGAGCACACGCAAGGGGCGACACGCGATCCCGCGGGGCCGGGCATACCCCGACCGGACCGCGCGTGGCCCGACTTCAGCCTGCACAGGTGACCGAAGGAGTCGTCCCGTGAGAATCAGAAGGAAACTGCTGCTCGGCCTGGCCACGACCCTGGTGGCGGCCGGCCTGGTGGCCCCGTCGTTCCAGCCCGCGTACGCGGCGTCGCTGGTCGAGGTGACCAGCTTCGGCAACAACCCGGGCCGGATGCGCATGCACATCTACGTGCCGGACAACCGCCCGGCCCGGCCGGCGACGGTGATCGCCATGCATGGCTGCGGCGGCTCGGGCCCGGCCTTCTATTCCGGCAGCGAGTTCGCACCCCTCGCCGACCGGTACGGGTTCATCGTGATCTACCCGACCGCGACCCAGCAGGCCGGCTTCGGCAACTGCTTCGACACCTGGTCGGACGCCGCCAAGCGCCACGACGGCGGCAGCGACCCCGTGTCGCTCGTCTCGATGGTCCGCTACGCGCAGCAGCAGTACAACGCCGACCCCGAGCGGGTCTACGCCACCGGCAGCTCGTCCGGCGGCATGATGACCAACCACATGCTGGCCGTCTACCCCGAGGTGTTCAAGGCCGGGGCCGCGTTCATGGGGGTGCCCTACAACTGCTTCGCCGGCGCGGCGGACTACCCGCCCGGCAGCAGCCAGTGCACCGGCGGCAACATGAACCGCACCCCGCAGCAGTGGGGCGACGCGGTCCGCCAGCAGGCCTACCCCGGCTACTCCGGCCCACGCCCGCGCGTGCAGGTGTGGCACGGCACCGCCGACACGCTCGTGCCGTACAGCCTGCTCCAGGAGTCGATCGAGCAGTGGACCAACGTGTTCGGCCTCAGCCAGACCCCCACGTCCACCGACACCCCGCAGGCCGGCTGGAACCGCCGCCGGTACGCCGACGGCAGCGGCACCGTGCAGGTCGAGGCGTACAGCATCCAGGGCGCCGGGCACAGCCTGCCCGCCGGCGGCATGGCCGCGGCCGCCATCGCCTTCTTCGGCCTGACCAGCACGCCCAGCCCCACCGTGACGCCCACCCCCACCACGACCCCCACCACCCCGCCCCCCACGACCCCGCCGCCCACCACGCCGCCGCCCACCACGCCGCCGGCCTCCGGCGCCTGCCGCGTGACCGTCACCGTCAACGCCTGGAACACCGGGCTGACCGCCAACCTCACCATCACCAACACCGGCGTCAGCGCCGTCAACGGCTGGTCCCTGGCGTTCGGTCTGCCCGCCGGACAGGCCATCACCTCCGGCTGGAACGCCACCTACTCCCCCACCTCCGGGCAGGTGACGGCCAGGAACCTCGCCTACAACGCAGCCATCCCCGCCAACGGATCGATCGACATCGGCTTCCAGGTCACCCACAGCGGCAACGCCGCCAAGCCGACCTCGTTCGCCCTCAACGGCGCGTCCTGCACCGTCGCCTGACGACGCCGAGCTCCGGGGACGGGCATGCGCCGGCGTGCCTCCCCGGAGCACCGGCGGGCGTCGCCGCCGTCCGCGCGAACCGGGCAGGTCCCGCCCTGTGCCATCTCCATCATATGGGTCGGTCAAGCCGCCCGAATCGTCCTGGATACCGATCTTCCGTCCCTGGCCGACGCATAGTCTCGACCAGTCCGCGCCGGCCGCACGCGCCGGTTCGGGCGCGCAAGCCGCAACACCTCCGAGGAGACACGCACCGAGGGGGCACGCCGGCACCGCGCGGCGAGAAGCACCAGGGATCGGGGGCACCGTGTCCGAAGCAGCACACCAGATCGCCGTCGAACAGCAGGTGGTCGACCGGGTGTACGCGCGCCTTGAGGTCATGCGCGAGCAGACGAGACAGCTGAACGCGGAGGGACACAGCCGGGCCGGCTCCGGGCCGGTCACCGGACTGGTCGAGCGGGACGCCATGGTCCTGCGCGCCGCCGCCAGGTTGTCGGAACTGGACGGCCAGGAGGAGGGCATCGTCTTCGGTCGGCTGGACTTCGACGACGGTTACACCTACCGCATCGGCCGCCTCGGCGTGCGCGACGAGGACCGGGAGCCGCTCGTGGTGGACTGGCGCGCGCCCGCCGCCGCACCGTTCTACCGCGCTACCCCGGGCGAGCCGCTCGGCGTGGATCGCCGCCGCATCATCACCTGCGAGGGCCCCCGGGTGGTCGACCTCGACGACGAGGTCCTCTCCACGAAGGACATCGACGGCGTGGTCGGCGAGGGAGCCCTGCTCACGTCGCTGACCCGGGCGCGCGGCGAACACATGCGCGACATCGTCTCGACGATTCAACGCGAGCAGGACGAGGCGATCCGCGCTCCCGCGCACGGCGTCACCCTGATCACCGGCGGCCCGGGCACCGGCAAGACCCAGGTGGCCCTGCACCGCGCGGCCTACCTGCTCTACACCGACCGGGGCAGGTTCACCGACGGGCGGGTGCTGGTGGTCGGCCCGTCGACGGTGTTCACGGAGTACATCGGGAGGGTGCTGCCCGGGCTCGGCGAGGACAGCGTCCACCTGCGCGCGATCGGTGAGCTGTTCGACGGCGTCGTCGCCACCCGGCGGGACCCGGCCGCCGTGGCCCGGTCCAAGGGCGACCTGAAGATGGTGCGGGTGCTGGCCGACCTGGCCTGGGACACCCCGCCGAGCGCGCCGGACCACCTGCGCACCCTCACCGCCGACGACCTGGCGAAGGCCCGCGTCGAGATCCGGCGCAGATGCGAGGCCACGGGCGTCACCGTCAACGGCGCCCGGGCGGAGGCTGCCAAGGTGCTCTCGGAGCTGCTGGGCGGCAGGGAGGTGCCGGACACCTTCCTGAACGCGTGGTGGCCGCCAATGACCCCGCAGGACGTCCTTCCCGCCCAGGACGGGCAGTGGTCGGTGGACGACGTCCCGCTGCTCGACGAGCTGGCCGAGATCCTGGGCCGGCCGCCGGAGCCGACCCGGGCCAGACCCGAGTGGCAGCTCCGTGAGCTGCACAGCGGTGTCCGCCTCGCGGAGACCTTCGTGCTGAGCTGGAGCCTCAACGACGGCTGGCAGCTCTTCGCGCCCGGCCTCGCCGCGCCGATGGCGTCGTCCGGCCAGTCCATCGACCACAACGGCTACTGGGCCGCGCAACGCTGGGCCGCCGCGATCGTCCTGCGCGAGGGCCACCAGGTGGTGAGCTGGGTCGACGGCTTCGACCCGTACGGTGAGGAGGGCTACGTGCCGGTGCTGGCCGAGCCGTTGCCGGTGACCGAGACCGAGGAGCCCGTCGACGACGTGTACCTGCACGTCATCCTCGACGAGGCGCAGGACCTGTCGCCGATGGAGTGCCGGATGATCGCCCGCCGCGCCGCGCACGCCTCGATGACCATCGTGGGCGACCTCGGCCAGGCGACCCACCCGCTGGCCGCCGACTCCTGGCCGGAGCTGGTACGGCGGCTGGGCAAGCGCGGGGCCAGGACGCTCGACCTGCCCACCGGCTACCGGGTGCCGCAGGTCATCGCCGACTTCGCCGCCCGCGCCCTCGCGCCCGGGATCGCGCCCACCCGGTCCTTCCGGCCCGGCGGCAGCCTGGAGATCCGCCGGGTCGACGACCTGGCAGAGGCAGTCGCCCGCGAGACGGGCACGGTCATCGCCCCCGACCACCTCGCCGCCGCCCTCGACGCCGTCCCGGTCAGCCAGGTCAAGGGCCTGGAGTACGACCGGGTGGTGCTGGTGGAGCCGGCCGAGATCGTCACCGCCGAACCACGCGGCATGAACCGCCTCTACGTCGCGCTGACCCGGGCCGTCGCGGAACTGGTCATCCTGCACAGCAAGCCGCTGCCGGCGAGGCTGACCCGGTCACCCTGACCGCCCGGCGCCACGCCGGCTCGCCCACCCCGCTGCGCGGACCGTCAGTCCACGTCGAGCAGCCCAGGGATCGCGCCGCGCCCGGGGCGAGGGCGGATTGCACCGGAAGGTGGCGGGCGAACCAGAGGCGCGGCCCCATCGCTCCCCGCCCAAGGCCACCAGGCACTGCCAACCCCTGTCAGGACAGGGACCACGTCACCGCCGGTGACCGGCAACATCTTTCCGCCCGGTCCACCTGGGCTACCCGGAGCACCCGGACTACCCGGCGCGCCAGATGGTCCGGGCGGGCCGGTTGGTCCGGGCGGGCCGGCCGGAAGGCGCTGCGCACGCCGGTGCGCTGATGACGTTGGTGTCGAGGGTGACGGCGGGAGATGGACCTCACCACCGATGGTCGCTGTTCCGAAGCCCGACGCGGTGGTTCCTGGGAACCTGCCGAGACTCTGGGCGAGGAAGCTCGGGCCGGCATTGGTCGGTTCGGCTCCGGCAAGGACGGAGAAGTTGCCGGCCGTCCCCGGGCCCACCGGGGCCAGTGGCGGCCGGCCTTGAGGTGGTCGACGACCGCGTGCTGGAGCGCGGTGCGACGCAGCAGCCGGTCGAGCGGCCCGGACCGTGACTGGCTGGCGGCCATCGCCGCCGACCGTGGTCAGCGGAACGCGGCCTGCCCGGTCAGAGCCTGGCCGACGACCAGCTTGTGTACCTCGCTGGTGCCCTCATAGGTGAGCACCGCCTCCAGGTTGTTGGCGTGCCGCAGCACCGGGTACTCCAGCGTCACGCCGTTGGCGCCGAGGATCGTCCGGGCGGTGCGGGCGATGCCGATCGCGGTCTCGCAGCTGTTCAGCTTGGCGAGGCTGACCTGGGCCGGGGTCGCCTTCCCCGCCTCCCGGAGCCGCCCCACGTGTACGGCCAGGAGCAGGCCGTTGACCAGCCCACGGGTCATCTCGGTCAGCTTCTCCTGGGTGAGCTGGAAGCCGGCGATCGGACGCCCGAACGCCTCCCGGCTGCCGGCGTAGTCGATGGCGGCGCGCAGGCAGTCGTACCCGGCGCCGAGCGAGCCGAAGACGATGCCGAGCCGGGCCTCGTTGAGGCACTTCAGCGGTGCGCGCAGGCTCGTCGCCTCGGGCAGGAGGGCGTCGCCTGGCAGCCGGACGTCCTGCAGCACCAGGGCCGAGGTCACCGAGGCCCGCAGCGACAGCTTGTGCCCGACCGGCAGCGTGCTCACCCCGGGGGTGTCCATCGGCACGACGAAGCCGCAGATGCCCGCGTCGGTGCGGGCCCACACCACCGCCACGTCGGCGATCGCCGCGTTGGTGATCCACATCTTCTCGCCGTTGAGGATCCAGTCGCCCCCGTCGCGGCGGGCCCAGGTGCGCATCGCACCCGGGTCGGAACCGGCGTCCGGCTCGGTCAGCCCGAAGCAGCCGACCGCCTCACCGGCGGCCATCGCCGGCAGCCACCGCCGGCGCTGCTCCTCGCTGCCGAAGGTCCGGATGGCGTACATGGCCAACGAGCCCTGCACCGACACCAGACTGCGTACGCCGGAGTCGGCCGACTCCAGTTCGAAGCAGGCCAGCCCGTAGGCGACCGCACCGGCACCGGCGCAGCCGTAGCCCTCCAGGTGCATGCCGAGCAGGCCGAGCCGGCCGCACTCCCGGGCCAGTTCCCGGGCGGGCAGGTCGCCGGCGGCGTACCACTGCGCGATGGACGGCCTGATCCGGTCGGCGGTGAACCGGCGCACGGTGTCCCGGATGTCGCGTTCCTCGTCGGTGAAGAGGCTGTCGATCGCGAAGAGTTCCATGGGGTCGGTCATCAGTTGCTCTCCTGGGAGGACGGTTCGGTCTGCGGTGCGGCTCCCGCCGCAGGGGCGGCCGGCGGCGGCGCGGCGAGCCAGTCGAGTACGGCGTCGGTGTGTTCGCCGAGCCGGGGCGGCGGGCGACGGTAGGCGGCCGGCGTGTGGGACAGGGTGATCGGATTGGCCACCTGCCGTGCCGGCCGGGCCCGCCCCGGCCCGTCGATCTCCACCACGGGGGCGAGGCCCAGCTCGGTGGCCAGGTCGAAGGCCCCGGCCAGGTCGTTGACCGGCCCGGACGGCACGCCGACCGCGCCGAGGGCGGCGGCCAGCTCGTGGGCGGGGCGCGTCAGCGTCCGTTCGGTCAGGGTGGCGGTCAGCGTCTCGCGGTGCCGTACCCGGTCGGCGTTGCGCAGATAGCGGGGGTCTGCGGCGACGGCCGGAAGGTCGAGCACCGCGCAGAGCGCGGCGAACTGCGCGTCGGTGCCGACCGCCACGGCCAGCGGCCGGTCGGCGGTGGGCAGCACCTGGTATGGCACCACGCTCGGGTGCGCGTTGCCCAGCGGGCCCGGGACCACGCCCGCCGAGACGTACCCGGATGCCTGGTTGACCAGGGCCGACAGCAGTGAGGAGAGCAGGCTGAGCTCGACGTGCTGCCCCTCGCCGGTGGCCTCCCGGTGGCGCAGCGCGGCCAGGACGCCGATCGTGGCATGCAGCCCGGTGATCACGTCGACTACAGCGACCCCGGTCTTGACCGGCTCGCCCGGCGGGATTCCGGTGATGCTCATCAGCCCGCCGACGGCCTGCACGAGCAGGTCGTATCCGGGGCGGTCGGCACCCGCGCCGGAGCCGAAGCCGGTGACCGAGCAGTAGATCACCCGTGGGTTGGTCTCGGCGATGTCGGCGTAGCCGAGGCCGTGGCGGGCCATCGTGCCGGGGCGGAAGTTCTCCACGACCACGTCGGCCCGGCACGCGAGTTCCCGGGCCACGGCCAGGTCGGCCGGGTCGGTCAGGTCCAGCGTGATCGACCGCTTGTTGCGGTTGACCGCCAGGTAGTAGGTGGCAGTGCCGTCGACGTCGTACGGCGGTCCCCAGGACCGCGTGTCGTCGCCGCTGCCGGGCCGCTCCACCTTGACCACGTCCGCGCCGAGGTCGGCCAGGAGCATGGTGGCGTACGGACCGGCCAGCACCCGGCTGAAGTCGGCCACCAGCAGGCCGCCGAGGGCACCGGTCACGCCGACCACGCCCTGGCTGCGGCCACGGCCCGCCGCCAGCGCCGGTGCGCCCCGTCGCGGTCGTCGACGCCGGCGCCGGCTCCCGCTCCGGGGGTGAACTCCCGGTCCAGGTGCCACCGCTCGGTGATCTCGTCGGTGCTGTCCCACACGCCGGTGGCCAGGCCGGCCAGGTAGGCCGCGCCGAGCGCGGTGGCGTCGGTGCTGGTGGGCCGGCGCACCGGCACGCCGAGCTGGTCGGCCTGCAACTGGCAGAGCAGGTCGTTGACGGCGGCCCCGCCGTCGA
This genomic window contains:
- a CDS encoding extracellular catalytic domain type 1 short-chain-length polyhydroxyalkanoate depolymerase, which translates into the protein MKRRIALLAVALATALATTTAVISAAPPASAATLTQVTNFGTNPTNLQMHLYVPDRVAARPPLLLALHYCTGSGPALHTGYQLSSLADRYGYIVIYPSVTRSSKCWDVSSPQALRRDGGSDPVGLKSMIDYVRARYPVDANRIGVLGFSSGAMMTNVMAGLYPDVFHAGVSSSGVPFGCFATTNGSEWNSECSGGRIVKTPQQWGDLVRNAYPGYTGRRPRMQIWHGTTDTTLSYVNFGEQIKQWTNVLGVSQTPVSTDYPQTSATRTRYGGTGGTPPVEAISFQGYGHSIPFDTAQAIRFLGFDVANPTTPPPTTPPPTTPPPTTPPPTTPPPTTPPPTTPPPGGAGCSATVSANSWTGGFVATVKVTAGSGGTRGWNVSVTLPGGTSVTGTWSATASGSSGTVRFANVDYNGQLAAGQVTEFGFQGNGTAPTQTPTCTAS
- a CDS encoding endo-1,4-beta-xylanase, which produces MRRKRALLTTVTLAVTGALTAGVLVTMAPAASAGTTLRAAAAEKGRYFGAAVATGKLSNSTYTTILNREFNSVVAENEMKWDATEPQQGQFNYSGGDRLVSHARANGMSVRGHALLWHQQEPGWAQGMSGSALRSAMINHVTQVATHFKGQIYAWDVVNEAFADGNSGGRRDSNLQRTGNDWIEAAFRAARAADPGAKLCYNDYNTDGVNAKSTGIYNMVRDFKSRGVPIDCVGFQSHLGTTLASDYQANLQRFADLGVDVQITELDVMTGGNQANIFGAVTRACMNVSRCTGITVWGVRDCDSWRGSDNALLFDCNGNKKPAYDSVLNALNAGTGIPNPTTTPPNPTTTPPNPTTPPPGGAGCSATVSANSWTGGFVATVKVTAGSGGTRGWNVSVTLPGGTSVTGTWSATASGSSGTVRFANVDYNGQLAAGQVTEFGFQGNGTAPTQTPTCTAS
- a CDS encoding endonuclease/exonuclease/phosphatase family protein; its protein translation is MVGRRRRALRRALAAVLLAGAASVPAVPSASPATTTTLRVLQLNLCNSGRAGCYTGRAVPRAAEVIRAEAPQVVTLNEICQGDVPALGRVFGRVHRGGPVVAEFRAADDRPSGGVTRCRDGQPYGIGLLVRLPTPDQRHLVHSGTYPVQDPADPELRAWLCVHVPDVVNACTTHLAAFSAGTALAQCGHLFDTVVPAVLGRAGYAPTVLGGDLNLRVGGSPDLRSCVPPDRPRVDDGAVQQIVATPGVTVDAGRSVSMRDATDHPGLLATLTIDHGRPAPVRRQRP
- a CDS encoding iron chaperone, producing MSASESTTGSDGFTPEERAAMKERAAELRAEGRKGAKRADGIQAVLDRIAQMAPEDRALAERVHVAVTAAAPQLSAKTWYGMPAYADANGKIVVFFQDSGKFNYRYSTLGFQDAANLDDGDLWPVAYALRAWSPAVERKVVELVRAAVS
- a CDS encoding PaaX family transcriptional regulator, with protein sequence MASPFSIEEIYPDDEHPLRLPRRQSGNSPQGVAVTLLADYTLRTRAALPSAAIVALLAEAGVSTAGARTAISRLARRGVLEGSRQGRRSAYRLSRAAAASLAAGGSWIVASTATAVPWDGCWTIVAFSLPQERSAQRRALRGRLRWLGYAPLYDGLWISPHELTPKARAQLAELTPGAVTVFRGRQAALDAISHRAPVDAWDVDAISRHYEAFLRRWTPLLPRVRSGRLDGPVAVRARTEVMDTYRRFPTLDPQLPLDLLPQGWPRQRARELFAAVYDGLAEPAERHVRAVVARFADGAQPGVAAHTTADLLAGVCGAAAPVS
- a CDS encoding extracellular catalytic domain type 1 short-chain-length polyhydroxyalkanoate depolymerase encodes the protein MRIRRKLLLGLATTLVAAGLVAPSFQPAYAASLVEVTSFGNNPGRMRMHIYVPDNRPARPATVIAMHGCGGSGPAFYSGSEFAPLADRYGFIVIYPTATQQAGFGNCFDTWSDAAKRHDGGSDPVSLVSMVRYAQQQYNADPERVYATGSSSGGMMTNHMLAVYPEVFKAGAAFMGVPYNCFAGAADYPPGSSQCTGGNMNRTPQQWGDAVRQQAYPGYSGPRPRVQVWHGTADTLVPYSLLQESIEQWTNVFGLSQTPTSTDTPQAGWNRRRYADGSGTVQVEAYSIQGAGHSLPAGGMAAAAIAFFGLTSTPSPTVTPTPTTTPTTPPPTTPPPTTPPPTTPPASGACRVTVTVNAWNTGLTANLTITNTGVSAVNGWSLAFGLPAGQAITSGWNATYSPTSGQVTARNLAYNAAIPANGSIDIGFQVTHSGNAAKPTSFALNGASCTVA